ATCATGTTGGCCGTAATTCGCTTCTCGTCGTATTCCGTCTTTCTGCAATCGTCGTTGCTCATGATCGGCACGTACACTTCGTGCAATACCTGCGAAGACGAACCTCCCTGTTTCTTGGCTCCCCAACCGGTGATAACGCCCTCGTAACCAGCGAAACTCTTGCCTACAAAGGAAAAAGGTCATGTtaacgagtataataatatatgcgtcGGGACCTTGTcgttatacataggtacgacCCCAAACCGACCGCTGCCCGATCCGAATACGTTACCTTCGACTGGCAGACAGACCGGGTTGATACCGGTGTTGGGTCCGAATTCAACCCCATCGGTGTCCATCCGCAACAGTGCGATGTCGTTGTTGTAAGAAGTCGGGCTGTAACCCTTGTGCTTGATCACTCTCAACACTTTGAAGTCGATGTGTTTGGCTTCCTCTGTATCGCTACGATCGTGTTCCAAAAGTCGTACGCCGATATTTTTTGCTTCGAATCTGTGTTCAAAATCGTTCGGAATGTTTtagtcgattttttttttaatgttataaacgacggctatatgttataatataacatgtgcACGTGGATCCGGTAAAAATATGGACTagtagtaatttaaaacaaaaatataatcaatcaaGTCGCAgctgtacataatacaattgtataacGTTACAATATTACGGAAATTAAATTCCgaacgaataattttaaaaaatcatttcgaCTAATGGCACGCACTACCGAACATATtggttaaaatcaaattatgtagttactttcaaactttttaagaattttttttttttaatccacgGAGATTTCGTTGACATTTCTCTCGAAACTTGATGATCGATAATCAATCTGTTTTGAAGGCACTCGACGAAAATCGTTTCGGACTTTTTAAAAGCTTTTaggaaataaaactatttggcACAACAGACACCCCAATGTGAGTAaaagtttattgtatttttgtcgTCGTTCGAAAGCGTGTTTTACGAACCGTTGTAGCGTCAAAAAATTGAATCGTGTGCGTAgtctgtaaataataataataataataatatatatatacttacccgTGTACGCAATGGGCGGCTGTCATGACGTATTTGTGATTGATAACCGACGCGCCGCAGTAGAATTTGCCCTTGTACGTGAGCATGGCCATCCACGGGTATTGATGCACGTACGTGGGGGTACCACCGACGATTCTGTTTTTCTTACCCAAAGCTCCGCaagcttaaataaaaaaaaaaaatgtatgaatataaatgaaaacgtCTACATCACGAGTACGGAGATATAAATTAGTGCAAGGTGAAGTGTTTTTCCGTTTTTCCACAGTGATTACTCGGTCGTCCTTGACGGAAAAACACCGTGACCCGCCTTATATCATATtctcataatataaacgtaataCGAcgaatatgaattattataatttatactatcgATTTGCTTATCGTTTTTAAGTACTTACTACACGGGGGGCACGTGGACTGATCGACTGGCGTTATTGGAGCCTCAACGGCGGGTTCTTCTTGGTGGTTAATGATGCCGATGATGTTTTGCCACCAGTTGACGTAATCCGCAAACGCCGATTGGCTGAGATCGCCGGGCTTGCCATCGTCGGAGGAATGATTGACCGTGATGAGTACcttaaacacacacacacatacacgagTGTCAATAAAAACGGCAAAATatcgtcaaaataaaaaaaatcgttcgttattatatatattctcgGTTGACCGAATATCACGAGCTCGTCTCCCACTCACCGGTGCCCGCTGGCAAGAGGGTCCGACCAGCGCCGCGACTGTCATCACACACAAGACGGTCCACATGGTTGGATTTGCGTGTTGTACGGTGGTTTTTGAAAACGCGACGGATGACAGTTATTTAtacgtaggtaggtaatataaatacagaaaTCGAAATTAACGTTCGGACTTCGGACGCAGACGACGATGAGTTGTGTCGACTGTTCGATCTGGTGAACTGCACTGATGATAGACTCGTACCGGACTcgagtatttatataactcgacgcggaattttttttcgtcgGTTTTTCGCGTCGTATATCGCGGCGATCGCGCGCATCGCGTCCGCGTATGTTTACGACCAATACCGAGGTCATGGTCGGCTCCGGGCCTTGCCGGCCGGCCGGCCGGCAGATgttaatacctatacctaataataacgACGGCTATGGCG
The DNA window shown above is from Aphis gossypii isolate Hap1 chromosome 2, ASM2018417v2, whole genome shotgun sequence and carries:
- the LOC114129664 gene encoding trypsin-1-like is translated as MWTVLCVMTVAALVGPSCQRAPVLITVNHSSDDGKPGDLSQSAFADYVNWWQNIIGIINHQEEPAVEAPITPVDQSTCPPCTCGALGKKNRIVGGTPTYVHQYPWMAMLTYKGKFYCGASVINHKYVMTAAHCVHGFEAKNIGVRLLEHDRSDTEEAKHIDFKVLRVIKHKGYSPTSYNNDIALLRMDTDGVEFGPNTGINPVCLPVEGKSFAGYEGVITGWGAKKQGGSSSQVLHEVYVPIMSNDDCRKTEYDEKRITANMMCAGYAEGKKDSCQGDSGGPMHIANNTAYHIVGVVSWGEGCAQANRPGVYSRVNRYLNWVANHTLDACPCSNIYTPSE